CGTCACCCGCTGGCTGAAGCAGGTCGGCGAGTCGGTCGAGGCCGACGAGCCGCTGCTCGAGGTCTCCACGGACAAGGTCGACACCGAGATCCCGGCGCCGGTTTCCGGCACCCTGCTGGAGATCCTGGTCGCCGAGGACGAGAACGCCGAGGTCGGCGCGCGTCTGGCCGTCATCGGCGTCGCGGGCGCTGCCCCCGCGGCCGCTCCGGCCGCCGCTGCCCCGGCTCCGGTCGCGGCGGCCCCGGTCGCCGCTCCGGCCCCCGTGGCGGCTCCGGCCGTCCAGGCTCCGGCTCCGGTCGCCCCGGCCGCTCCGGCTCCCGTGGCCGCGCCGGCCCCGGTCGCCGCGCCGGTTGCCGCCCCGGCCCCGGTTGCCGCCCCGGCTCCGGTCGCCGCGGCCCCCGTCGCGCCGGTCTCCGCCGGTGACGAGGGCGCGTACGTGACCCCGCTGGTGCGCAAGCTCGCCTCGGAGTCCGGCGTCAACCTGTCCGCGGTGACGGGCACCGGTGTCGGTGGCCGCATCCGCAAGCAGGACGTCCTGGCCGCCGCCGAGGCCGCCAAGGCCGCCGCCGCTGCCCCGGCCCCCGTCGCTGCCGCTCCGGCCGCGAAGGCCCCGGCCGCCGCGGTCTCCGAGCTGCGCGGTCAGACCGTCAAGATGACCCGCATGCGCAAGGTCATCGGCGACAACATGATGAAGGCCCTGCACTCGCAGGCGCAGCTCAGCTCCGTGGTCGAGGTGGACATCACCAAGATCATGAAGCTGCGCGAGAAGGCCAAGGCCTCCTTCCTGGCCCGCGAGGGCGTCAAGCTCTCGCCGATGCCGTTCTTCGTCAAGGCCGCTGCCCAGGCGCTGAAGGCCCACGCGGTCGTCAACGCCCGGATCAACGACGACGAGGGCACCATCACCTACTTCGACTCGGAGAACATCGGCATCGCCGTGGACTCCGAGAAGGGCCTGATGACCCCGGTCATCAAGGGTGCGGGCGACCTCAACCTGGCGGGCATCTCCAAGGCCACCGCCGAGCTGGCCGGCAAGGTCCGCGGCAACAAGATCACGCCGGACGAGCTGTCGGGCGCGACCTTCACCATCAGCAACACCGGTTCGCGCGGCGCCCTGTTCGACACGGTCATCGTGCCGCCGAACCAGGCCGCCATCCTGGGCATCGGTGCCACGGTCAAGCGCCCGGTGGTCATCGAGACCGCCGAGGGCACCGTCATCGGCGTCCGCGACATGACGTACCTGACCCTGTCCTACGACCACCGTCTGGTGGACGGCGCGGACGCGGCCCGGTACCTCTCGGCCGTCAAGGCGATCCTGGAAGCGGGCGAGTTCGAGGTCGAGCTCGGCCTCTAGCAGCGCCGTTGTTGTAACGAGCCTCACCGTCGGCGCCCCCGTCCGGAATACTTCCGGACGGGGGCGCCGCCGTATTGTCTAGGCATCGGCGTCGGGTACCCGCTGGGGCCCCCGAGTCCGGTCCGCACGGCCCTGCACACCGATCAGGAGATGAAGACCCGATGATCACGCCACCCGTGGTGCACTCGCTGCGCGAGCAGATCCGCGAGCACATCGTGGAGGGCATCGTCAGCGGGCGCTGGAAGCCCGGAGAGCGCATCGTGGAGCGCCGGATCGCCGTCGAGCTGGAGGTCAGCCAGACGCCGGTCCGCGAGGCCCTGCGCGAGCTGGAGATCCTGCGGCTGATCGAGTCGGCGCCCAACAAGGGCGTGCGCGTGCGCAACCTCTCCGCGGCCGACCTGGAGGAGATCTACCCGGTCCGCGCGGGCCTGGAGCAGATCGCCGCCGAGCTGGCGGCGCCCCGCCTGGCGGCCGACTGCACGGCCCTGGAGCCCCACGTGGCGGCCCTGTGGGAGGCCGACCGGGTCGAGGACGGCACGGCCCAGGTGCGGCACACGGTGGGCTTCCACCGGGAGATGGTGCGGGCCGCCGGGAACAGCGTGCTGCTGCACACCTGGGAGAGCCTGGGCATCGAGGTGTTCACGGCCCTGTCGATCCGCTGGCTGGGGACCGTACAGAAGTCGTACGCCGAGGAGCACGCGGCGCTCGTCGAGGCCTTCCGCAACCAGGATCCGGACATCGGTCTGCTCGTGAAGCGGCATGTCCTGGGGTGCGCCCCGCGCGCCTGACGCACGTCTGACGCACGCCTCACGCGCACCGCACGTGCGCCCGATTCACCCCGTTTTGACCGGCACTGCGTGCCTTATTCATTGGCACGCAGTGCCGACTTTTGTCCTACGGCCATTTTTTCGCCACTTTTGTTTGATCGATCATCGATCAGCGACTTACAGTCGTCCGCGGACCCCACACGGGTCCAACGACCCTGTCCTGCCCGTCAGGGATTTTCTCCACCACCTCTCCTTGTCCGGAAGGCGGCGCACACCGATGTCCGACCCCGTAGGAAAGCTTCCGAGCGAGCTCGACCAGCTCCCGGACCGCGACACCGAGGAGACCGCCGAATGGGCGGCCTCCCTCGACGCCGTCGCACAGGCCGCCGGTACGCGCCGCGCCGAATACCTGCTCCGCCGCACCCTGCAGCACGCCGAGGCCGCCGGCCTCGCGCTGCCGAAGCTGCTGGAGACGGACTACGTCAACACCATCCCCACCGCCGCGGAGCCGGAGTTCCCCGGTGACGAGGCGATGGAAGCCCGCATCACCGCCTGGAACCGCTGGAACGCGGCCGCCATGGTGACCCGCGGCTCCAAGTACGGCGTCGGCGGCCACATCGCCACCTTCGCCTCGGCGGCCTGGCTCTACGAGACCGGCTTCCAGCACTTCTTCCGCGGGAAGGAGTCCGACGGATCGGGCGACCAGCTCTACATCCAGGGCCACGCCTCCCCCGGCATCTACGCCCGCGCCTTCCTCGACGGCCGGATCTCCGAGCAGCAGCTCGACCTCTTCCGCCAGGAGTCGGGCGGCAACGGCCTCCCGTCGTACCCGCACCCGCGGCGCCTGCCGTGGCTGTGGGAGTTCCCCACGGTCTCCATGGGCCTCGGCCCGCTCTCCGCGATCTACCAGGCGCGGTTCAACCGCTACCTGCACAACCGGAGCATCAAGGACACCGCCAACTCGCACGTCTGGGCCTTCCTGGGCGACGGCGAGATGGACGAGCCCGAGTCGACCGCCGCCCTGGCCCTGGCCTCCCGCGAGCAGCTCGACAACCTGACCTTCGTCATCAACTGCAACCTGCAGCGCCTCGACGGTCCGGTCCGCGCGAACTTCCGCGTCGTGCAGGAGCTGGAAGCCCAGTTCCGCGGCGCCGGCTGGAACGTCATCAAGTCCCTGTGGGGCTCCGCCTGGGACGAGCTGTTCCAGCTCGACACCACGGGCGCCCTGGTACGCCGCCTGCGCGAGGTACCGGACGCGCAGTTCCAGACGTACGCGACCCGCGACGTGGCCTACATCCGCCAGCACTTCTTCGGCGCCAACGCCGAGCTCGTACAGCTGGCCGGCGTGCTCTCCGACGCGAAGATCGCCGAGTGCTTCCACAGCTCCCGCGGCGGCCACGAGCCCCGCAAGGTCTACGCCGCGTACAAGGCCGCGCTGGAGCACAAGGGTGCTCCGACGGTCATCCTCGCGCAGACCGTCAAGGGCTACACGCTGGGCGCCGGGTTCGAGTCGAAGAACGCGAACCACCAGATGAAGAAGCTGACGGTCGACGAGTTCAAGGACATGCGCGACCT
This is a stretch of genomic DNA from Streptomyces sp. NBC_00536. It encodes these proteins:
- the sucB gene encoding 2-oxoglutarate dehydrogenase, E2 component, dihydrolipoamide succinyltransferase, whose amino-acid sequence is MSVSVTLPALGESVTEGTVTRWLKAEGERVEADEPLLEVSTDKVDTEIPSPVSGILASIKVAEDETVEVGAELAVIDDGSGAPVPAAAPAAEPVAAAPAPVVEAPAAPAPVAETPAPAAAAPAAGTDVVLPALGESVTEGTVTRWLKQVGESVEADEPLLEVSTDKVDTEIPAPVSGTLLEILVAEDENAEVGARLAVIGVAGAAPAAAPAAAAPAPVAAAPVAAPAPVAAPAVQAPAPVAPAAPAPVAAPAPVAAPVAAPAPVAAPAPVAAAPVAPVSAGDEGAYVTPLVRKLASESGVNLSAVTGTGVGGRIRKQDVLAAAEAAKAAAAAPAPVAAAPAAKAPAAAVSELRGQTVKMTRMRKVIGDNMMKALHSQAQLSSVVEVDITKIMKLREKAKASFLAREGVKLSPMPFFVKAAAQALKAHAVVNARINDDEGTITYFDSENIGIAVDSEKGLMTPVIKGAGDLNLAGISKATAELAGKVRGNKITPDELSGATFTISNTGSRGALFDTVIVPPNQAAILGIGATVKRPVVIETAEGTVIGVRDMTYLTLSYDHRLVDGADAARYLSAVKAILEAGEFEVELGL
- a CDS encoding GntR family transcriptional regulator gives rise to the protein MTPPVVHSLREQIREHIVEGIVSGRWKPGERIVERRIAVELEVSQTPVREALRELEILRLIESAPNKGVRVRNLSAADLEEIYPVRAGLEQIAAELAAPRLAADCTALEPHVAALWEADRVEDGTAQVRHTVGFHREMVRAAGNSVLLHTWESLGIEVFTALSIRWLGTVQKSYAEEHAALVEAFRNQDPDIGLLVKRHVLGCAPRA